The following coding sequences lie in one Terriglobia bacterium genomic window:
- a CDS encoding VWA domain-containing protein, whose translation MSHLFPKTFTAALLVLLLGVSVAARAQQAPPRQGDADDIQTFKVDVNVVNVYFNVKDKHGLLVPNLLKDSFQIFEDGKPQTIKYFSAESNQPLTLGILIDSSVSQERVLPMEKEVGAAFLREVLRDKDLAFVIGFDVTVDLLQDFTNDAHYLRAGMNRARINGGSGCGGVPGLGGGPIPCSNPKGTLLYDAIYLASNEKLAHEVGRKAMIILTDGEDQGSQMRIRDAIEAAQKSDSMVYVLLIADRGFYGGWGYSGDREMKKLCQDTGGRMIEVGNKRDKLKQAFDEVANELRSQYSIGYTPINNKRDGSYRKVEVKAKGEYKIQARAGYYAPSSRDRSGGQP comes from the coding sequence ATGTCCCATCTGTTCCCGAAAACATTCACAGCCGCTCTGCTCGTCCTGCTGCTCGGCGTCTCGGTTGCCGCGCGGGCCCAGCAAGCTCCTCCCCGCCAAGGCGACGCCGACGACATCCAGACATTTAAAGTTGATGTCAACGTCGTCAACGTCTACTTCAACGTCAAGGACAAGCATGGCCTGCTCGTCCCCAACCTCCTCAAAGACTCTTTTCAGATCTTCGAAGACGGCAAGCCGCAGACCATCAAGTATTTCTCTGCCGAATCCAACCAGCCCCTCACCCTGGGCATTCTGATTGACAGCAGCGTCAGCCAGGAGCGCGTGCTGCCCATGGAGAAGGAAGTCGGCGCCGCCTTCTTGCGCGAGGTCTTGCGCGACAAGGACTTGGCCTTCGTCATCGGCTTCGACGTCACCGTGGACTTGCTCCAGGATTTCACCAACGATGCCCATTATCTCCGCGCCGGCATGAATCGTGCCCGCATCAACGGCGGCAGTGGTTGCGGTGGAGTTCCCGGCCTGGGCGGTGGCCCGATCCCCTGCAGCAATCCCAAAGGCACCCTGCTGTACGACGCCATCTATCTTGCTTCCAACGAAAAGCTGGCGCATGAGGTTGGCCGCAAGGCCATGATCATTCTCACCGACGGCGAAGACCAGGGCAGCCAGATGAGAATCCGCGACGCCATCGAGGCGGCGCAGAAGTCCGACTCCATGGTGTACGTGCTGCTCATTGCCGACCGCGGCTTCTACGGCGGCTGGGGCTACTCCGGTGATCGCGAGATGAAGAAACTTTGCCAGGATACCGGCGGCCGCATGATCGAGGTCGGCAACAAGCGGGACAAGCTGAAGCAGGCCTTCGACGAGGTCGCCAACGAGCTCCGCAGCCAGTACAGCATCGGTTACACGCCCATCAACAACAAGCGCGACGGCTCTTATCGCAAGGTGGAAGTGAAGGCCAAGGGCGAATACAAAATCCAGGCCCGCGCCGGCTATTATGCCCCTTCCTCCCGCGACCGCTCCGGCGGCCAACCCTAG
- a CDS encoding spore coat protein U domain-containing protein, with the protein MSKAVKLFVLLVCLLLSGAAYAAPPNCTIAATDIAFDSYNTSSSTAQIGTINITCNRPYTGLPVTITPDTGRNMSSSGNTLAYNVYTNASHTIVWGDGSNGTVTPTVDVTTACGPDYCATLTVYGLIPAGQVVPTGSYSGTPLTATVSYQGNRQALTTFSASATVTGSCTISAVSTMNFGSLGLSFMTTDKTGVSANIDYTCSAGMGVILTLGQGSNPAAGSSDAAPLRQMSLGATSNYIKYNLYTDNTYSTVWGNTAATGVQTTGTGSGQTALVYGTALHATVPAGNYSDIVVVTITF; encoded by the coding sequence ATGAGCAAGGCTGTCAAACTTTTCGTGCTGCTGGTGTGCTTGCTGCTGAGCGGAGCGGCGTATGCAGCTCCTCCAAATTGCACGATTGCGGCGACTGACATCGCATTTGACAGCTACAACACCAGTTCGTCCACCGCTCAGATAGGAACGATTAACATTACGTGCAATCGCCCCTATACTGGTCTACCCGTGACGATCACTCCGGATACCGGGCGCAATATGAGCTCGAGCGGGAACACCCTGGCGTATAACGTCTACACGAATGCCAGCCACACCATAGTCTGGGGCGACGGTTCTAACGGTACCGTCACTCCGACCGTTGATGTCACCACAGCTTGCGGGCCAGATTATTGCGCGACGCTGACCGTTTACGGTCTAATTCCAGCTGGGCAGGTAGTGCCAACGGGCAGCTATTCAGGGACTCCGCTCACGGCAACGGTTTCCTACCAAGGAAACCGCCAAGCCTTAACCACCTTCTCTGCGAGTGCGACGGTGACCGGGAGTTGCACCATTTCGGCTGTCTCAACCATGAACTTCGGCAGCTTGGGCCTGTCGTTCATGACTACCGATAAGACTGGGGTCAGCGCCAATATTGATTACACGTGCAGCGCCGGGATGGGCGTCATTCTCACGCTCGGCCAGGGGTCGAATCCGGCGGCCGGATCGTCGGACGCGGCGCCTCTGCGTCAAATGAGCCTGGGTGCGACCTCGAATTACATTAAGTACAACCTGTATACGGACAATACCTACAGCACCGTTTGGGGCAACACGGCGGCAACCGGTGTACAGACCACGGGCACCGGATCAGGGCAAACGGCCCTCGTGTACGGCACAGCGCTCCACGCGACGGTCCCGGCCGGCAACTACAGCGATATTGTCGTAGTGACGATCACCTTCTAA
- a CDS encoding fimbria/pilus outer membrane usher protein — protein MAAKVGAEDSASDAAADLETEEGPQSAHVGQRKKPEARKQPLAPGEVVVAVELNGNPVDDFAQVFRDGKGQYFATAELFSASRLPVPKVTPTQVQEILYYPLSAIPGLTYQFDTAQQKLAILVPPSNLTATLVGLASGTREKAMNPEPGFFLNHDFQVSGSNAQYNVSGFEELGFFSKLGVLTTKFVGQDLTHSPTATRLDSQFVRDFPERMATLTIGDGFSASSPWGRVVNYAGVRWGSKFATQPSFIPFALPTIAGQAAQPSTVDLYVNNVRTSHQNVDAGPFAIHDIPTITPQGDVRMVITDLTGRQQVVSMAFISTPQLLKKGVSDYSYEAGTLRTGFGLKSFGYQSWFVEGTHARGLTDSLTVNLRGEVQAHGQTFGAGFEKGLLPIGLFGVGAAVSRSDNGGGGLVYAHLQHATRAFSFSASAQATTKNFQQLGLAVGEHATRFVGQAQVSRAISRRATVAVAYLRQEKPGLAVYDRDGKSLSHFNSVSPGLTIGLPRGTYFVLSGYYAPELKQRASASMSLMIPLGGRRTVVASTGYQEGKTSPSVEYTEQAPMATGWGHRVRASSSNDLQAPEVDAGATYQSRIGTYLFEAGQQKGTGTSWRLGYSGGTVLLHRRLELTRSLTDGFAVVDASGTPGIRVLVNNQYIGTTDRHGLAIVPNLPAYNNNVIALDDKDLSLDLDVDLSQKTVVPMPRSGLFINFEAKPNRGAVLKLVTEDGSYPPVGAVATINGGQTAYEVVLRGDLFVPEISFPARVRVHWDDTTCQATVPAPENAGELLPRIGPITCRKLR, from the coding sequence ATGGCAGCTAAGGTAGGGGCTGAAGATAGCGCGTCGGACGCTGCCGCAGATCTGGAAACCGAAGAAGGCCCGCAATCAGCACATGTGGGACAACGCAAGAAACCCGAAGCTCGAAAGCAACCGCTTGCTCCGGGTGAAGTGGTAGTGGCGGTTGAGTTGAACGGTAATCCTGTAGACGATTTTGCCCAAGTATTTCGCGACGGAAAGGGACAGTACTTCGCCACTGCGGAGTTGTTTTCAGCGTCTCGGCTGCCGGTGCCGAAGGTTACGCCAACCCAGGTGCAGGAAATTCTGTATTACCCTTTGTCGGCAATCCCCGGGCTCACTTACCAATTCGACACAGCACAGCAGAAACTCGCGATTCTGGTGCCGCCCTCGAATCTTACGGCCACGCTTGTCGGCTTGGCTAGCGGTACGCGCGAGAAGGCCATGAACCCGGAGCCTGGATTTTTCCTGAATCACGATTTCCAGGTGTCTGGATCGAATGCCCAGTACAACGTTTCCGGCTTTGAAGAACTCGGATTTTTCAGCAAACTCGGTGTGCTTACCACCAAGTTTGTCGGACAAGACCTCACCCACTCGCCGACGGCAACCAGGTTGGATTCGCAGTTTGTTCGTGACTTTCCGGAGCGAATGGCAACGCTGACGATCGGAGATGGTTTCAGTGCATCGTCTCCGTGGGGACGGGTCGTCAACTACGCCGGAGTGCGTTGGGGCAGCAAGTTCGCGACCCAGCCGTCATTCATTCCTTTTGCGTTGCCCACGATAGCCGGTCAGGCGGCACAGCCATCGACCGTGGATCTGTATGTGAATAATGTCCGCACCAGCCATCAGAACGTGGATGCCGGACCGTTTGCGATCCATGATATTCCCACCATTACGCCACAAGGCGATGTGCGCATGGTGATAACGGATCTGACGGGGCGCCAGCAAGTGGTTTCCATGGCGTTTATCAGCACGCCGCAACTGCTGAAAAAAGGTGTCAGCGACTACAGTTACGAGGCGGGGACGCTGCGCACCGGTTTTGGCTTGAAGAGTTTCGGGTATCAGTCCTGGTTCGTGGAAGGCACTCATGCTCGAGGCTTGACGGATTCATTGACTGTGAACCTGCGCGGCGAGGTGCAAGCCCACGGGCAAACGTTTGGCGCAGGCTTCGAAAAAGGGTTACTACCGATCGGGTTGTTCGGTGTCGGAGCCGCTGTCAGCCGGAGCGACAACGGCGGCGGCGGACTCGTCTATGCGCACCTGCAGCACGCTACGCGCGCGTTCAGTTTCTCTGCCAGTGCACAGGCAACCACCAAGAACTTTCAACAGCTAGGCTTAGCCGTTGGTGAGCACGCGACCAGGTTTGTTGGCCAGGCACAGGTCAGCCGTGCCATTAGCCGGCGCGCGACCGTAGCAGTGGCCTATTTGCGGCAGGAGAAGCCCGGTTTGGCGGTTTATGATCGCGATGGGAAAAGTCTCTCGCACTTCAACAGCGTCAGTCCGGGCCTCACGATCGGCTTACCGCGCGGAACCTATTTTGTTTTGTCCGGATACTACGCGCCGGAACTGAAACAACGTGCTTCGGCGAGCATGTCGCTAATGATCCCCCTGGGAGGCCGCCGCACAGTCGTGGCCTCGACCGGTTATCAGGAAGGAAAGACCAGTCCATCGGTCGAGTACACGGAGCAGGCGCCGATGGCCACAGGATGGGGCCATCGCGTCCGCGCCAGCAGCAGTAATGATCTGCAGGCGCCAGAGGTGGACGCTGGCGCTACTTACCAGAGCAGGATCGGGACGTACCTGTTTGAGGCTGGCCAGCAGAAGGGAACGGGGACAAGCTGGCGCCTTGGCTACTCCGGCGGCACCGTGCTGCTACACCGGCGACTGGAGCTGACGCGATCACTCACGGACGGTTTCGCCGTGGTAGATGCCTCCGGCACGCCGGGAATAAGAGTGCTGGTGAACAACCAATACATCGGGACAACCGACCGCCACGGACTGGCCATCGTGCCCAACTTGCCCGCGTACAACAACAACGTGATTGCCCTGGACGACAAGGACTTGTCGCTGGACCTTGACGTCGATTTATCCCAGAAAACGGTTGTTCCCATGCCGCGCAGCGGCCTGTTCATTAACTTCGAGGCCAAGCCGAACCGGGGAGCGGTGCTGAAGCTGGTGACGGAAGACGGCTCCTACCCGCCGGTTGGAGCGGTGGCGACCATCAACGGTGGACAGACGGCTTACGAGGTGGTTTTACGGGGTGATCTGTTTGTCCCAGAGATTTCGTTTCCGGCCAGGGTTCGTGTGCATTGGGACGACACGACCTGCCAGGCGACGGTGCCGGCGCCAGAAAACGCGGGTGAATTATTGCCGCGGATCGGGCCGATTACCTGTCGAAAGCTGCGATGA
- a CDS encoding fimbria/pilus periplasmic chaperone codes for MATRSGAFALFLFGAAVFVQAGSLAISPVRVDLSETKPNSIVQVTNAGDDPITVQVHAASWKTEGAEDSYLDTNDVVANPPVFTLAAGQKQIIRLGLRSRERIEIERSYRLILEEVPKPPKPGTIGTVLRISLPIFQVPRRPIAPILIWQAGFTDDGALKLSVQNDGSAHDRIKELVIEVGTERIPSSLSAYVLPGGRREFVIRDERLRGAAHIGLETVTDAGKGHEELTPKPN; via the coding sequence GTGGCAACTCGTAGCGGTGCATTTGCGCTTTTCTTATTCGGCGCTGCCGTGTTTGTGCAGGCTGGTTCGCTGGCGATTTCTCCTGTGCGAGTCGATTTGAGTGAGACGAAGCCAAATTCGATCGTGCAAGTCACCAACGCGGGGGACGATCCGATCACAGTGCAGGTACACGCGGCAAGCTGGAAGACGGAAGGCGCCGAGGACTCGTACCTCGACACCAATGATGTGGTTGCCAACCCTCCCGTGTTTACTCTCGCCGCAGGACAAAAGCAGATCATCCGCCTCGGGTTACGCAGCCGTGAACGAATCGAGATTGAACGCAGCTATCGCTTGATTCTGGAGGAAGTGCCGAAACCGCCAAAACCGGGGACCATTGGAACGGTTCTTCGAATCTCACTGCCGATATTCCAGGTTCCGCGCCGGCCGATCGCGCCGATTCTCATTTGGCAGGCGGGTTTCACCGATGACGGGGCGTTGAAGCTCAGCGTACAAAATGACGGCAGCGCGCACGATCGGATCAAGGAACTGGTGATTGAAGTGGGAACTGAGCGTATTCCATCGTCGCTCTCTGCCTATGTTCTTCCTGGCGGGCGGCGCGAATTTGTGATTCGTGACGAACGGCTGCGCGGCGCCGCACACATTGGCCTTGAGACCGTCACTGACGCGGGTAAGGGGCATGAAGAACTCACTCCCAAGCCCAATTAG
- a CDS encoding spore coat U domain-containing protein: MKKTFGLAILLLFTASAAFAGTATGNMNVTATVTADCVVNSAADMAFGNLGIPFTINSVDATTSAAINYTCTNSGVAPKIRLDQGLNPGVGSTDAAPVRRMISGGNYISYALFTDAAHSTPWINSAGGGVAGTADGAAHTVTAYGVATAANVPAGAYSDQVVVSVDF, from the coding sequence ATGAAGAAGACATTTGGGCTAGCTATTTTGTTGCTGTTCACAGCAAGCGCTGCATTCGCGGGCACCGCGACGGGCAACATGAATGTGACTGCGACGGTTACTGCAGATTGCGTCGTCAACTCGGCGGCTGACATGGCCTTCGGTAACCTGGGCATCCCGTTTACCATCAACAGCGTAGATGCAACAACGAGCGCCGCCATCAATTACACGTGCACTAACAGCGGAGTGGCGCCGAAAATCCGCCTCGACCAGGGATTGAATCCCGGCGTGGGTTCGACAGACGCAGCTCCTGTTAGGCGCATGATATCGGGCGGGAATTACATCAGCTACGCGCTCTTTACGGACGCAGCGCATTCCACGCCTTGGATCAACTCCGCAGGGGGGGGCGTCGCGGGGACGGCAGATGGCGCTGCGCATACTGTGACGGCCTATGGCGTAGCCACAGCCGCAAACGTGCCAGCAGGTGCCTACTCCGATCAAGTAGTGGTGTCAGTCGACTTCTAG
- a CDS encoding VWA domain-containing protein: MKCAFLTGILVLLLTAGAVAQQQNPPASDQDLPSAPSASIAPAPPAPQPKAEVPKAAEPVAKSAPVLEDLPGSKKPSPPPAVAAPPVEESAKTGASQPTTQQAKETKPNKEDLTLDDRGVPLETIRKRVDEVNVVFTVTDKHGHFVKNLSKSDFRVLDDNKPAASIVSFSSQTNLPLRVGLLVDASNSVRDRFRFEQESAIEFLNSIVRPKSDRAFVIGFDTTPEVTQDFTDSPEMLSRGVRMLRPGGGTAMYDAVYYASRDKLMKAPTTGPARRAIILLSDGDDNQSRVTREEAIEMAQRAEVIIYTISTNISGTKLRGDKVLERLADATGGRAFFPFKIQDVANAFAEIQDELRSQYLLAYKPADLKPDGRYRSIDIMAENHKSLRVRARKGYFAPTQ, from the coding sequence ATGAAATGCGCCTTCCTGACCGGCATTTTAGTCCTGCTGCTGACAGCAGGCGCGGTCGCACAGCAGCAGAATCCGCCTGCGTCGGATCAGGATTTACCCTCGGCGCCGTCGGCCAGCATCGCGCCCGCGCCGCCTGCGCCGCAACCCAAGGCGGAAGTTCCGAAAGCCGCGGAGCCAGTTGCGAAGAGTGCGCCTGTTTTGGAAGATTTGCCGGGCAGCAAGAAACCTTCACCGCCGCCGGCGGTGGCTGCGCCGCCAGTAGAGGAATCCGCCAAGACCGGCGCATCGCAGCCCACGACGCAGCAGGCGAAGGAAACCAAGCCAAACAAAGAGGACCTGACACTGGATGATCGCGGCGTTCCGCTGGAGACCATCCGCAAGCGCGTGGACGAGGTCAACGTCGTCTTCACCGTCACCGACAAGCACGGACACTTCGTCAAGAACCTGAGCAAGAGCGATTTCCGGGTGCTGGATGACAACAAGCCGGCAGCGTCCATCGTCAGCTTCAGTAGCCAGACCAACCTGCCATTGCGCGTCGGGCTGCTGGTTGACGCCAGCAACTCGGTACGCGACCGCTTCCGCTTCGAGCAGGAATCGGCGATCGAGTTCCTGAATTCCATCGTTCGTCCGAAGTCGGATCGCGCCTTCGTCATTGGCTTCGACACCACACCGGAAGTCACGCAGGACTTCACCGACAGCCCCGAAATGCTGTCGCGCGGCGTGCGCATGCTGCGTCCGGGCGGCGGAACGGCGATGTACGACGCGGTTTATTACGCCAGCCGCGACAAACTGATGAAGGCGCCAACGACCGGTCCGGCGCGCCGGGCGATCATCCTGCTCAGCGACGGCGACGACAACCAGAGCCGGGTCACGCGCGAGGAAGCCATCGAGATGGCGCAGCGCGCGGAGGTTATCATTTACACCATCAGCACCAACATCAGCGGCACCAAACTGCGCGGCGACAAAGTGTTGGAGCGGCTGGCGGACGCGACCGGCGGAAGAGCCTTCTTCCCGTTCAAGATCCAGGATGTGGCCAATGCGTTCGCGGAAATCCAGGACGAGCTGCGCAGCCAGTATCTGCTGGCGTATAAACCTGCGGATTTGAAGCCTGATGGGCGCTATCGCTCGATTGATATCATGGCAGAAAACCACAAGAGCCTGAGGGTCAGGGCGCGTAAAGGCTACTTCGCTCCAACCCAGTGA
- a CDS encoding RluA family pseudouridine synthase has translation MTQQFQVAAEHLGKRLDQFLVSCLPDLSRARVQELIAQEKVLVDGKAAKPSLRLRGAEAIEVLAAAKRPPLRATAEEIPLDIVYEDDDLAVVNKPAGMMVHAGAGSTEDARNRGTLVNALLHRFGALSGVGGELRPGIVHRLDRNTSGLIVIAKHDRAHRKLGEQFARREVHKSYIALVHGWLQQDQGTIQSAISRDRLRRTRMTTRRAGGREAMSHYRVRQRIDSPYGKFALLEVKIETGRTHQIRVHLSSLGHPVVGDTLYGAPREIQPRAKTKQVFPALALPRNFLHAAAIEFKQPLTGKRLVLERPLPPELEDFLRVLRR, from the coding sequence ATGACTCAGCAATTCCAAGTCGCGGCCGAGCATTTAGGCAAGCGTCTCGACCAATTCCTCGTCTCGTGCCTCCCTGATCTCAGTCGCGCCCGCGTCCAGGAACTGATCGCGCAGGAAAAAGTGCTGGTGGACGGCAAGGCCGCGAAGCCCTCTCTTCGCCTCCGCGGAGCGGAAGCGATCGAAGTCCTTGCGGCAGCCAAGCGTCCTCCATTGCGTGCGACGGCGGAAGAGATTCCGCTGGACATCGTTTACGAAGACGACGACTTGGCGGTGGTGAACAAACCTGCGGGCATGATGGTCCATGCGGGGGCCGGCTCGACCGAGGATGCGCGCAATCGCGGCACCCTGGTCAACGCCCTGCTGCACCGCTTCGGCGCGCTGTCGGGTGTTGGCGGCGAGCTTCGCCCTGGAATTGTGCATCGCCTCGACCGCAATACCAGCGGCCTGATCGTCATCGCCAAGCACGACCGAGCGCATCGCAAGCTCGGCGAGCAGTTTGCGCGCCGCGAAGTCCACAAGAGCTACATCGCGCTGGTGCACGGCTGGCTGCAGCAAGACCAAGGGACCATTCAATCCGCGATCAGCCGCGACCGCCTGCGCCGCACGCGTATGACCACGCGCCGAGCCGGCGGGCGCGAAGCGATGTCGCACTACAGAGTCCGGCAGCGAATCGACTCGCCCTACGGCAAGTTCGCCTTGTTAGAAGTGAAGATCGAAACCGGCCGCACACACCAGATTCGCGTGCACCTGTCATCGCTCGGACATCCTGTGGTCGGCGACACGCTGTACGGCGCGCCCCGCGAAATCCAGCCGCGAGCCAAAACCAAACAGGTCTTCCCTGCGCTCGCTCTCCCAAGAAACTTTTTGCATGCTGCGGCCATCGAATTCAAGCAGCCTCTCACCGGTAAGCGACTCGTCCTGGAGCGGCCGTTGCCGCCCGAACTGGAGGATTTCCTGCGTGTACTAAGGCGTTAG
- the lgt gene encoding prolipoprotein diacylglyceryl transferase, which produces MFPRLFHLGSFNLPTYGVLVATGVIVGLYIAARLSERQGLDPEKAWNLGIMVVLGAIVGAKVLLIINDFPYYAEHPGEIFSLTLLQAGGVFYGGVLTALALSVWYMRKNHMPWLRTADAFAPGLALGHAIGRLGCFAAGCCYGKPTEHWWGVTFKNPLAQAWVGTPLNVPLQPTQLFESAVELINFFILYWLIQRKKFEGQVIGSYLFLYGVARYFLEFIRDDPDRGSVFGGAMTGTQLISIFLVIAGGILWFRRVRLQRTASVARAAR; this is translated from the coding sequence GTGTTTCCCCGACTGTTTCATCTCGGCAGTTTCAACCTTCCTACCTACGGCGTCCTCGTGGCTACCGGGGTGATCGTCGGCCTCTACATCGCCGCGCGCCTCTCCGAGCGCCAGGGCCTTGATCCCGAGAAGGCTTGGAACCTCGGTATCATGGTGGTGCTGGGCGCCATTGTCGGCGCCAAGGTGCTGCTGATCATCAATGACTTCCCGTACTACGCCGAGCACCCCGGAGAAATCTTCAGCCTGACCCTGTTGCAGGCGGGTGGAGTCTTTTACGGCGGCGTGCTGACCGCACTGGCACTGTCAGTCTGGTACATGCGCAAGAACCACATGCCCTGGTTGCGCACCGCCGACGCCTTTGCGCCCGGCCTCGCCCTAGGACACGCGATCGGACGCCTGGGATGCTTCGCCGCCGGCTGCTGCTACGGCAAGCCCACCGAACACTGGTGGGGCGTGACCTTCAAGAACCCGCTGGCCCAGGCCTGGGTGGGAACGCCGCTCAACGTGCCGCTCCAGCCCACTCAACTCTTCGAATCCGCCGTGGAGTTGATCAACTTCTTCATCCTCTACTGGCTCATCCAGCGTAAGAAATTCGAAGGCCAGGTAATCGGGTCCTACCTGTTCCTCTACGGCGTGGCGCGCTACTTTCTGGAATTCATCCGCGACGATCCTGATCGCGGTTCCGTCTTCGGCGGCGCCATGACCGGCACGCAGCTAATCTCCATCTTCCTGGTCATCGCCGGCGGCATCCTCTGGTTTCGCCGCGTGCGGCTGCAGCGGACCGCCAGCGTTGCCCGCGCTGCCAGGTAA
- a CDS encoding cell division protein ZapA: protein MNPPNGTVNSVRVEIYDQAYNLRGTDPDYIFKLAEYVDGKMRAVAEQTSTVESQRLAVLAALNIADEFHVLKRKYDTIAKEMNQRTSSLASALDEVLQDTRRAG, encoded by the coding sequence TTGAATCCCCCTAACGGTACTGTGAACAGCGTCCGCGTGGAGATCTACGATCAGGCTTACAACCTGCGCGGCACTGATCCTGACTACATTTTCAAGCTCGCCGAGTACGTGGACGGCAAGATGCGCGCCGTCGCCGAGCAAACCTCCACCGTGGAGTCGCAGCGGTTGGCCGTCCTCGCTGCCCTCAACATCGCCGACGAGTTCCACGTCCTCAAGCGCAAGTACGACACCATCGCCAAGGAAATGAACCAACGCACCAGTTCCCTGGCAAGCGCCCTGGACGAGGTCCTGCAGGACACCCGCCGCGCCGGGTAA
- a CDS encoding aminotransferase class I/II-fold pyridoxal phosphate-dependent enzyme — translation MSFSRRSFLGSLGLGATAAVGFGGLERIAFAEPPRTSSPGAPILLNSNENAYGVFPSVEKAALEGLRVAHRYPFKIYRDVVERIAACNKVSPKQVLLGNGSTEVLAMASRAFTGPGRKLIAAVPTFESSLEYSRDRGAQVVEVPLTSNYAHDLDAMLARTSSDTGLVYICNPNNPTASLTPRLDIEAFVRKLPSNTYVLIDEAYHHFATDSPDYVSFIERPVDDPRLIVARTFSKVYGMAGLRLGYSVAIPATTKLLRPWQLEDNGNMIALHAALAALDDDAAMRAAVARNAADRTEFTRQAAVRKLRVIPSYANFAMIETGRPVRDVIKHFREDNIAVGRPFPRMENFLRVSFSTPDDMTAFWQCWDKLPALSKQ, via the coding sequence ATGTCTTTCTCGCGCAGATCATTCCTTGGCTCGCTTGGCCTCGGCGCCACCGCCGCCGTCGGCTTCGGTGGACTTGAACGCATTGCCTTCGCCGAGCCCCCACGCACCTCTTCGCCCGGCGCTCCCATCCTGCTCAACAGCAACGAGAACGCCTACGGCGTGTTTCCATCCGTCGAGAAGGCCGCCCTGGAAGGTCTGCGCGTCGCCCACCGTTATCCCTTCAAGATTTACCGCGACGTGGTTGAGCGCATCGCCGCCTGCAACAAGGTCTCGCCCAAGCAAGTGCTGCTCGGCAACGGTTCCACCGAAGTGCTAGCCATGGCGTCGCGCGCCTTCACCGGCCCGGGACGCAAGCTTATTGCCGCTGTCCCGACCTTCGAATCCTCTCTCGAATACTCGCGCGATCGAGGTGCACAGGTCGTCGAGGTGCCGCTGACCTCGAACTACGCTCACGATCTCGACGCCATGCTGGCCCGCACCAGCAGCGATACCGGCCTGGTGTACATCTGCAATCCCAACAATCCCACCGCCTCGCTCACTCCGCGCCTCGATATCGAGGCCTTTGTGCGCAAGCTGCCATCCAATACCTACGTTCTGATTGACGAGGCCTACCACCACTTCGCCACCGACTCGCCCGACTATGTCTCCTTCATTGAAAGGCCGGTGGATGATCCACGCCTTATCGTCGCGCGCACGTTTTCCAAGGTTTACGGCATGGCCGGCCTGCGTCTGGGCTACTCCGTGGCAATTCCGGCAACCACCAAGCTGCTGCGACCGTGGCAGCTTGAGGACAACGGCAACATGATCGCCCTGCACGCCGCCCTGGCCGCGCTCGACGATGACGCGGCCATGCGCGCCGCTGTCGCCCGCAACGCCGCCGACCGCACGGAATTCACGCGCCAGGCCGCCGTGCGCAAGCTGCGCGTCATACCCTCCTACGCCAATTTCGCCATGATCGAGACCGGCCGGCCCGTGCGCGATGTTATCAAGCACTTCCGTGAAGACAACATCGCCGTCGGACGTCCCTTCCCCCGCATGGAAAACTTCCTTCGCGTCTCCTTCAGCACGCCCGATGACATGACCGCCTTCTGGCAGTGCTGGGACAAATTGCCGGCGTTGTCAAAACAGTAG